GTTCGGCTTCCTCGAGATGGCTGTTTTTCTGGGGATACTCATTGTAGGGTTTGTGTATGTGTGGGTGAAGGGGGATTTGGATTGGGACAAACCGAGGCCGGAAGTCCCTCGAGTGAATAGAATACCGAACCACCCGGTTGAGGCGCGGAAGCCGGTTGAAGAGCATTCCGTCGTGCAATAACCACTTTTGGATTAAGCGATCACTATGGGTTTACTCGATCAGAGATTCGAAAACGGAAACGTTTTCGTCACATCAATGGAGAACTTGCTGAACTGGGCGAGACTCTCGTCGCTTTATCAGATGCAGTTCGGCCTGGCGTGCTGTGCAATTGAAATGATGGCTGCGTCGGCGTCTGATTTCGATATTATGCGGTTCGGCATCATTCCGCGCGCAACGCCCCGACAGGCGGATGTGATGGTCGTCGCCGGCACCGTCACCTTGAAGATGGCTTCGCGCATCAAGCGGCTGTATGACCAGATGGCCGAACCACGGTACATCATCTCCATGGGAAGCTGCGCGAATTGCGGCGGCCCGTACTGGGAGCATGGCTACCACGTGTTGAAGGGCGTTGACCGTGTAATTCCTGTCGACGTATTCGTGCCCGGCTGTCCGCCGCGGCCGGAGGCTCTGCTTGAAGGTATCATCAGGCTGCAGGAGAAGGTGAGAAAAGAAAGCCTCGTGAAGAAGTCTGCATAGGAGAAGTCAGAAGAATGACCGCGGAAGAAATTTATAACAGTCTGAAGGCGAAATTCGGCGATGCGATCCTCGAGGCGAAGCTCGATGCTCTTCAGCCATGGATTGTTGTCGATCCGCTGAAGACGAAAGAGATCTCCATCTTTCTGTTCGACGATCCCGCCATGCAGTTTGACTACATGATGTGCCTGAGCGGCGTCGACTACAACAAGGACGGAAAGCTCGGCATCGTGTATCATCTCTTTTCGATGGTGCACAAGCACAAGATCGTTCTGAAGGCCTTCTGCACGAAGGAAAACCCGCACATCCAGTCCGTGTCGTCGGTGTGGGGAACTGCCAATTGGCACGAGCGCGAAGTATTTGACATGTACGGCGTCATCATCGATGAGCATCCCGACCTTCGCCGTATTCTCCTTCCATACGATTGGGAAGGGCACCCGCTCCGCAAAGACTACAAAGTGCCTGAATTCTATAATGGGATGAAAGTCCCGTACTAACGGCAACCAGAATCTATCGGTATGATTGAGACGAAGACACTTCCCACCAGTTACGTTTCCCAGCCGGGGGTACTCAGGACCTCCAGCGGTCAGACTCTTCGAACCGAAGAGATGATCATCAATATGGGACCGCAGCATCCGTCAACGCATGGAGTGCTGCGTCTCGAGATTG
The Ignavibacteriales bacterium DNA segment above includes these coding regions:
- the nuoB gene encoding NADH-quinone oxidoreductase subunit NuoB, which codes for MGLLDQRFENGNVFVTSMENLLNWARLSSLYQMQFGLACCAIEMMAASASDFDIMRFGIIPRATPRQADVMVVAGTVTLKMASRIKRLYDQMAEPRYIISMGSCANCGGPYWEHGYHVLKGVDRVIPVDVFVPGCPPRPEALLEGIIRLQEKVRKESLVKKSA
- a CDS encoding NADH-quinone oxidoreductase subunit C, with product MTAEEIYNSLKAKFGDAILEAKLDALQPWIVVDPLKTKEISIFLFDDPAMQFDYMMCLSGVDYNKDGKLGIVYHLFSMVHKHKIVLKAFCTKENPHIQSVSSVWGTANWHEREVFDMYGVIIDEHPDLRRILLPYDWEGHPLRKDYKVPEFYNGMKVPY